The Maniola hyperantus chromosome 9, iAphHyp1.2, whole genome shotgun sequence genome includes a region encoding these proteins:
- the Polr3K gene encoding DNA-directed RNA polymerase III subunit RPC10: MLFCPTCANILMVEEGPEAGLRYACNTCPYVYNIKKKVSSRTFPKLKELDYIMGGAAAWENVDSTDAVCPKCSHGRAFFMQLQTRSADEPMTTFYRCCNHKCAHNWRD; encoded by the exons ATGTTATTTTGCCCAACTTGTGCTAACATCCTTATGGTGGAAGAAGGTCCCGAGGCAGGGCTCCGGTACGCTTGTAACACGTGCCCCTATGTGTATAATATAAAGAAGAAAGTGTCGTCCCGCACTTTCCCTAAACTGAAG GAACTAGATTATATTATGGGCGGTGCAGCCGCATGGGAGAACGTAGATTCAACTGATGCAGTTTGCCCCAAGTGTAGCCACGGTCGAGCTTTCTTCATGCAGCTACAAACTCGCTCTGCTGATGAACCAATGACTACATTCTACCGATGCTGCAACCACAAGTGTGCACATAACTGGCGGGATTAA
- the Tcs1 gene encoding threonylcarbamoyl-AMP synthase, which translates to MNIIRRLNFHNSYLVRKKSVSPKMKIDKMASVIPCGQEKSFVKAADLLSKGHVIAVPTDTIYGLACSANCPEAIKKLYTIKGRDSAKPVAICVTYITDIRKWGEASHLNDELLCSLLPGPVTVVLEKTKYLDNPYLNPHTTKIGIRIPNHNFINKVTKMFDKPLALTSANFSNEPSTLCVKEFEHLYGYLGAVFDGGVLSQGLEQNRTGSTVIDLSIEGTYKIIRKGTSYDRIIDVVERHGLTSL; encoded by the coding sequence ATGAACATTATAAGAAGGTTAAACtttcataatagttatctggtGCGAAAGAAAAGTGTATCCCCAAAGATGAAGATTGACAAAATGGCTTCTGTAATCCCTTGTGGTCAAGAAAAATCATTTGTGAAAGCTGCAGACTTATTATCAAAAGGTCATGTTATAGCTGTACCCACTGATACTATATATGGTTTAGCCTGCAGTGCGAACTGTCCAGAggcaataaaaaagttatatacCATCAAAGGAAGGGATTCAGCCAAGCCGGTAGCTATATGTGTTACGTACATAACAGATATAAGGAAATGGGGTGAGGCGTCACATCTAAATGATGAACTACTCTGCAGTTTGTTACCTGGGCCTGTCACAGTGGTGTTAGAAAAAACTAAATATCTTGATAATCCATATTTAAATCCACACACAACTAAAATCGGTATACGTATACCAAATCATAACTTTATAAATAAAGTGACGAAAATGTTTGATAAACCATTGGCGTTAACTAGTGCTAATTTTAGTAATGAGCCTTCTACTCTATGTGTTAAGGAGTTTGAGCACTTGTATGGATATTTGGGTGCCGTATTTGATGGTGGTGTCCTTAGCCAAGGTCTAGAGCAAAACAGAACGGGATCTACAGTTATAGATTTGTCCATAGAGGgtacttataaaattataaggAAGGGAACTTCTTATGATAGAATTATTGATGTAGTCGAAAGACATGGTCTAACTAGTTTGTAA
- the LOC117984891 gene encoding mitochondrial inner membrane protease subunit 2 codes for MWLKSFFKSVLFGIPVGITFLDTVGYVARVEGISMQPVLNPESKNTDYVFLSRWAVSDYEVNRGDIISLVSPKDPNQKIIKRVIALAGDVVNTLGYQNQYVKVPEGHCWVEGDHTGHTLDSNTFGPVSLGLVNAKAVCIVWPPARWQSLEAKLPENRKPLSVSI; via the coding sequence ATGTGGCTTAAAAGCTTTTTCAAATCGGTGCTCTTCGGTATACCAGTTGGGATAACCTTTCTGGACACTGTGGGTTATGTTGCCAGGGTGGAAGGGATTTCTATGCAGCCTGTGCTCAATCCCGAATCAAAAAACACTGACTACGTATTTCTATCGCGTTGGGCGGTGAGCGACTACGAAGTGAACCGTGGTGATATAATATCGTTAGTGTCACCGAAGGATCCCAACCAAAAGATTATTAAGAGGGTCATAGCCTTAGCGGGTGACGTCGTAAACACGCTCGGCTACCAAAACCAGTATGTGAAAGTACCTGAAGGACATTGTTGGGTCGAAGGTGACCATACTGGCCACACActggatagcaatacatttggTCCAGTATCTTTAGGTCTGGTTAATGCAAAAGCTGTATGCATTGTGTGGCCACCAGCCAGGTGGCAGAGTTTAGAAGCAAAACTGCCCGAAAATAGAAAACCTCTTAGTGTATCAATATGA
- the LOC117985386 gene encoding ataxin-7-like has translation MSGEFPFAAKAVSPLKCIEKPWDLWVSEIGHPSPRRDDGATFTAPAAVDGKAGARRDKGRPRYRRAGVSRLRYDSMSLHGLFPQMDELNAAVCHMCGELVKCSAAYRHLRDSHAEPLPPPPPPAVKLKAAPGRARHKREPPPAPLELPALAAAPDLRLLEEAAAAALAADVQVSVASGELPVVSIQDPEELPLGDNLTDDIFAIMNSEGIQSADDITNVADWKNIIQDIGNMQEINFPSTTDPVQTQDLYPTVDASLAGYTITDADLSSLQFATDPTPMLPSVIDPSLLNAQALKPAPTTPSTKASTRRASKTKFNLREYDPNKHCGVVTAENPKPCTRSLTCKAHALSLRRTVEGRAKPFDTLLAEHRAARDAAQQTAALPEPTPALERHVHDIYASLLSDEPALPDAALAALLSPPLPAEPRAPPVPPPPAPPDVPPPLVPADVCWYAASPRPLALCTFNAAHAGGAVTLGKKFATVRSNIKSSLSRSSKTTSAVNNYYGQSLSLSKTMHMNNASKANKPEVRKLIVTCSAGRQHALSELFGADVRHALNGHAPLAERRPRPLKGKRSGGALDLGFSLDPLLADEKY, from the coding sequence ATGTCCGGCGAGTTCCCCTTCGCGGCGAAAGCGGTGAGCCCCTTGAAGTGCATCGAGAAGCCGTGGGACCTGTGGGTCAGCGAGATCGGGCACCCGTCCCCGCGGCGAGACGATGGCGCCACGTTCACAGCGCCGGCGGCCGTGGACGGCAAGGCGGGTGCGCGCCGCGACAAGGGGCGGCCGCGCTACCGCCGCGCGGGCGTCAGCCGCCTGCGCTACGACAGCATGAGCCTGCACGGCCTGTTCCCGCAGATGGACGAGCTCAACGCGGCCGTGTGCCACATGTGCGGCGAGCTGGTCAAGTGCAGCGCCGCCTACCGCCACCTGCGCGACTCGCACGCCGAGCCGCtgccaccgccgccgccgcccgccgtcAAGCTCAAGGCCGCGCCCGGCCGCGCGCGCCACAAGCGCGaaccgccgcccgcgccgctggAGCTACCGGCGCTGGCGGCGGCGCCCGACCTGCGCCTGCTGGAGGAGGCCGCCGCGGCCGCGCTCGCCGCCGACGTGCAGGTGAGCGTGGCGAGCGGCGAGCTGCCCGTCGTCAGCATCCAGGACCCCGAGGAGCTGCCCCTCGGCGACAACCTCACCGACGACATCTTCGCCATCATGAACTCCGAGGGCATCCAGAGCGCCGACGACATCACCAACGTGGCCGACTGGAAGAACATCATACAGGACATAGGCAACATGCAGGAGATCAATTTCCCATCCACCACCGACCCCGTACAAACTCAAGACTTATATCCCACGGTAGATGCCTCGCTGGCCGGGTACACTATAACGGATGCTGACTTGTCTAGTTTACAATTTGCAACCGACCCAACTCCCATGCTGCCATCTGTGATAGATCCTAGTTTACTCAACGCTCAAGCTTTAAAACCAGCGCCGACGACGCCCTCGACAAAAGCATCGACGCGCCGCGCCAGCAAGACCAAGTTCAACCTGCGCGAGTACGACCCCAACAAACACTGTGGTGTGGTGACGGCGGAAAACCCCAAGCCGTGCACGCGCTCGCTGACGTGCAAGGCGCACGCGCTGTCGCTGCGGCGCACAGTGGAGGGGCGCGCCAAGCCGTTCGACACGCTGCTCGCCGAGCACCGCGCGGCGCGCGACGCGGCGCAGCAGACGGCTGCGCTGCCGGAGCCGACGCCGGCGCTGGAGCGCCACGTGCACGACATCTACGCCAGCCTGCTGAGCGACGAGCCTGCGCTGCCCGACGCGGCGCTGGCGGCGCTGCTGAGCCCGCCGCTGCCGGCCGAGCCGCGCGCGCCTCCCGTGCCGCCGCCGCCTGCGCCGCCCGACGTGCCGCCGCCGCTCGTGCCGGCCGACGTGTGCTGGTACGCGGCGAGCCCGCGCCCGCTCGCGCTCTGCACCTTCAACGCGGCGCACGCGGGCGGCGCGGTCACCTTAGGTAAGAAGTTCGCGACCGTGCGGAGCAACATCAAGTCGTCGCTCTCGCGGTCGAGCAAGACTACCAGTGCAGTGAACAATTACTACGGGCAGAGCCTGTCGTTGTCCAAGACTATGCACATGAACAACGCGAGCAAAGCGAACAAGCCGGAAGTGCGGAAACTGATAGTGACGTGTAGTGCGGGGCGGCAGCACGCGCTCAGCGAGCTGTTCGGCGCGGACGTGCGGCACGCGCTCAACGGCCACGCGCCCCTCGCGGAGCGCCGGCCGCGTCCGCTCAAGGGCAAGCGCTCGGGCGGCGCGCTGGACCTGGGCTTCTCGCTGGACCCGCTGCTGGCCGACGAGAAGTACTGA